The following proteins are encoded in a genomic region of Magnolia sinica isolate HGM2019 chromosome 1, MsV1, whole genome shotgun sequence:
- the LOC131245908 gene encoding uncharacterized protein LOC131245908: MNVKAVVLEFLLHTNSFLFTPVMSTNKVPVLCRFGGDFVQESSQVYYVGGMNRIIHVDQAINYVNLLSIVRGICQLTDISIKYKYPDLDLDSIVSIQNDSDVSNMIAAFSQSSNPIQLFVFCAQQRSISTANPSNLTQIASDGNDQAMLRGIYESNEPLASCSHDTKANNDDVPSASNDLMDDKKKASSFNEMLKMTPVLKEGQEFEDVNAFHKALREYAIRSNFEYKRTKSGHGSFQAKCTTDDCLWRIHARQLPQKPTFKIKSLKENHTCNAVNESTSNTRTHRHASSKWIAGLVKDRIQKKLTCTPKDIVDEIRREYGIKVTYDKAWRGKELALKEIRMTI; the protein is encoded by the exons ATGAATGTCAAAGCTGTTGTTCTCGAGTTTCTTCTGCATACCAACAGTTTTCTTTTTACACCTGTAATGTCTACAAACAAGGTGCCAGTACTCTGTAGATTTGGGGGTGATTTCGTTCAGGAATCCAGCCAGGTTTATTACGTTGGAGGTATGAACCGCATTATTCATGTCGATCAAGCAATCAATTACGTCAATCTTCTATCCATAGTGCGAGGGATTTGCCAGTTGACCGACATCAGCATTAAGTATAAATATCCTGATCTAGATTTAGATTCAATTGTGTCGATTCAGAATGACAGCGATGTATCTAATATGATAGCAGCATTTTCTCAAAGCAGCAATCCTATTCAGCTCTTCGTTTTTTGTGCCCAAcaacgttcaatctccactgcaaATCCCAG TAATTTGACGCAGATTGCCAGTGATGGAAATGATCAAGCAATGTTGCGGGGCATATATGAAAGTAATGAACCCCTTGCATCTTGCTCACATGATACCAAAGCCAATAACGATGATGTTCCAAGTGCATCAAATGACTTgatggatgataaaaaaaaagcTAGTTCCTTTAATGAAATGCTGAAAATGACACCAGTTTTAAAAGAAGGCCAAGAATTTGAAGATGTAAATGCTTTCCACAAGGCTTTAAGGGAATATGCTATACGTTCAAATTTCGAGTACAAGCGAACCAAGTCGGGCCATGGCAGTTTTCAGGCAAAATGTACTACAGACGATTGCTTATGGCGCATACATGCACGTCAGCTTCCTCAAAAACCTACATTCAAGATAAAATCCTTGAAGGAAAACCATACTTGTAATGCTGTGAATGAGTCAACATCAAATACAAGAACGCATCGACATGCTAGTAGTAAATGGATTGCTGGTTTGGTCAAGGATCGAATCCAGAAAAAATTGACTTGTACACCCAAAGATATTGTTGACGAGATTCGTCGAGAATACGGGATCAAAGTAACTTATGATAAAGCTTGGAGGGGTAAAGAGTTGGCATTAAAAGAGATTAGGATGACAATCTAG